In Halobacteriovorax marinus SJ, the following proteins share a genomic window:
- a CDS encoding ArnT family glycosyltransferase, protein MTSFSSIKKLSIFSIFLVFILYTWDIGNLDAIRQGTEGFYLQIAKEMFNAGSILTPLYNGENHWSKPPLQFWMANIFYFIGGGPSILLSRLSIVLFSLATLILTSQIVSKLLSKSFLLIFVFLSATFGMFKYSRIFMMEMPLTMLTTLGALYFYLYLNDKKYSLHLASLFIGLSILVKGPVSIVMAAGGIGLFLVLEWYMFGFNSKDLKKALICFFYSLAIASIWFIICTLKYGHEFIDYFFLRENLGKFASKSYPIRHVFQGLIIFALPWSLYLPISISQIKDHWIKVKNDKFLLFSNCCFFVFFTLWLIPSQRSHHYAMPSIIFFLISNFILLNNYQLSQKREKMMKLANIVISILMALTGILLSSLLVFNEVNQSASLTIKVLTTVALLFVGAFLFIKSKKQVSKYFIALFIIGNLWNIFIPSFILPYMPDRVIKTIGSAQVSASVRKPYFIEEALERKINWIGSQSIRQYILENNHYYIMHEATYRSNKLEDLTNVVTTWKVWRRGVKAKAGVNALLNKNIEELKDTVYLLENKPLR, encoded by the coding sequence ATGACATCATTTTCATCTATTAAAAAACTTTCTATCTTTTCAATTTTTCTTGTTTTTATTCTCTACACTTGGGACATCGGAAATCTCGATGCGATTAGACAAGGAACAGAAGGATTCTATCTACAAATTGCGAAAGAGATGTTCAATGCTGGCTCAATTCTCACACCTCTATACAACGGAGAGAATCACTGGTCTAAACCACCTCTACAATTTTGGATGGCCAATATTTTCTACTTCATTGGCGGTGGCCCAAGTATTTTACTCTCTAGACTCTCGATTGTTCTCTTCTCTCTAGCAACTCTTATACTAACGTCACAGATTGTCTCAAAACTTTTATCGAAGTCATTTCTACTTATATTTGTTTTTCTAAGTGCTACATTTGGCATGTTTAAATACTCTAGAATCTTTATGATGGAGATGCCTCTTACAATGCTTACAACGCTGGGTGCACTCTACTTTTACCTCTATCTTAATGATAAGAAGTACTCACTTCACCTAGCCTCACTCTTTATCGGCCTCTCGATTCTCGTTAAAGGACCTGTCTCAATTGTCATGGCCGCAGGTGGAATTGGATTATTTCTAGTTTTAGAGTGGTATATGTTTGGCTTCAACTCTAAAGATCTAAAAAAAGCACTTATATGTTTTTTCTATTCTCTCGCAATTGCTTCTATCTGGTTCATCATTTGCACACTAAAGTATGGACATGAATTTATTGATTACTTCTTTTTAAGAGAAAACTTAGGAAAGTTTGCTTCTAAATCTTATCCGATTAGACACGTTTTCCAAGGACTCATTATATTCGCGCTTCCATGGAGTTTGTACTTACCTATTAGTATTTCTCAGATCAAAGACCATTGGATTAAAGTAAAGAATGATAAATTTCTGCTCTTTTCTAATTGCTGCTTCTTTGTCTTTTTCACTCTATGGCTAATTCCATCACAGCGCTCACATCACTATGCCATGCCATCGATTATTTTCTTTCTAATTTCAAACTTCATTCTTCTTAATAATTATCAGTTAAGTCAAAAAAGAGAGAAGATGATGAAGTTGGCCAATATCGTGATCTCTATTTTAATGGCCCTGACTGGTATTCTTCTAAGTTCTCTGCTCGTGTTTAATGAAGTGAACCAATCAGCCTCATTAACAATAAAAGTTTTAACTACTGTAGCCCTTCTCTTTGTTGGTGCCTTTTTATTTATTAAGAGTAAGAAGCAAGTTTCAAAATACTTTATTGCACTCTTTATAATTGGAAATCTCTGGAATATTTTTATTCCATCATTCATTCTTCCTTACATGCCTGATCGAGTAATAAAAACTATTGGATCAGCACAAGTAAGTGCTTCTGTTAGAAAGCCTTACTTTATTGAAGAGGCCCTTGAGAGAAAAATAAACTGGATAGGATCACAGTCAATTCGACAGTATATTCTTGAGAATAACCACTACTATATAATGCATGAAGCCACGTATCGAAGCAATAAACTCGAAGACCTTACAAACGTTGTAACTACTTGGAAAGTTTGGAGAAGAGGGGTCAAGGCCAAGGCCGGAGTCAATGCACTTTTAAATAAGAATATTGAAGAGCTGAAGGATACTGTATACCTTTTAGAAAACAAGCCCTTAAGGTAG
- the def gene encoding peptide deformylase — MENSSFLENYKLEGELLQIFTYPAPVLKKVAEPVTEFDDDLRALCKDMLFTMYHAPGIGLAAPQIGKSIRLFVMDIDYDREEVTRADGSSEHVLSNFNPMIFINPVISNKHGEILYEEGCLSVPGIYEEVKRAKTITVDYQDMWGEKHSIDADELLSICLQHENDHLEGIVFLERLSMLKQNLLKKKFLKQKKKKGL, encoded by the coding sequence ATGGAAAATTCAAGCTTTTTAGAGAACTATAAACTCGAAGGGGAACTCCTTCAAATATTCACTTACCCAGCTCCTGTGCTTAAGAAAGTTGCTGAACCAGTCACTGAGTTTGACGATGATCTTCGAGCTCTTTGCAAAGACATGTTATTTACTATGTATCATGCTCCAGGCATTGGGTTAGCTGCTCCTCAAATTGGAAAGAGCATCAGACTCTTCGTCATGGATATTGATTATGACAGAGAAGAAGTTACAAGAGCTGATGGTTCAAGTGAGCACGTACTCTCAAATTTCAACCCAATGATTTTCATTAATCCAGTTATCAGCAATAAGCATGGAGAGATTCTCTACGAAGAAGGATGTCTAAGTGTTCCTGGTATATATGAAGAAGTTAAAAGGGCCAAAACAATTACTGTAGATTATCAAGATATGTGGGGAGAGAAACACTCTATAGATGCAGATGAACTCCTATCAATTTGTCTACAACACGAGAATGATCACCTAGAGGGAATAGTCTTTCTAGAAAGATTAAGTATGTTAAAGCAAAACCTTTTAAAGAAGAAATTCCTAAAACAAAAAAAGAAGAAAGGACTTTAA
- the fmt gene encoding methionyl-tRNA formyltransferase: MKKLNIIFCGTPDFSVPALEMLFNHPHVNLSHVITMPDRPAGRGQKLQSPPVAEFAKASKISLIQTENINREEEILNKLEGEKVDAIVVLAFAQFLGSRILNLPKLGCFNIHTSLLPRYRGAAPIQYALLNGDKESGVSIQRMVKQMDAGDLVHSYPMQLDDNETGGQLYTRLKFQAALSLNTVISKLLNNKITYTPQDHDAATFAPTLKKEDGFLDFSNKTIEEIHNQVRALIPWPGTWCKLNGKRLKVFSVEKSLKSISPGACDTKDGNILIGCSNGTLRLSDVQIEGKKRCSDTSLINGMKNSTTDFTIN; encoded by the coding sequence ATGAAGAAGTTGAATATTATCTTTTGTGGGACACCAGACTTTTCTGTCCCGGCCCTAGAAATGTTATTCAATCATCCTCATGTAAACTTATCTCACGTTATAACAATGCCAGACAGACCAGCGGGAAGAGGACAGAAGCTACAGTCACCTCCCGTAGCTGAGTTTGCTAAGGCTAGCAAGATCTCTCTTATTCAAACAGAGAATATCAACCGAGAAGAAGAAATACTAAATAAGCTTGAAGGCGAGAAAGTTGACGCTATAGTCGTTCTTGCGTTCGCTCAATTTCTAGGTAGTAGAATTTTAAACTTACCTAAATTGGGCTGCTTTAATATTCATACATCACTACTCCCTAGATATAGAGGGGCTGCTCCAATTCAGTACGCCCTGCTTAACGGAGACAAAGAAAGTGGTGTCAGCATTCAGAGAATGGTAAAGCAAATGGACGCGGGGGATCTCGTACACTCTTATCCTATGCAATTAGATGATAATGAAACGGGTGGACAGCTCTATACTAGGCTTAAGTTTCAAGCGGCACTAAGTTTAAATACTGTTATCTCTAAGCTTTTAAATAATAAAATTACCTACACTCCTCAAGATCATGATGCTGCTACATTTGCTCCTACTTTGAAAAAAGAAGATGGATTTCTAGATTTTAGTAATAAAACAATTGAAGAAATTCACAATCAAGTAAGAGCGCTCATTCCTTGGCCGGGCACTTGGTGTAAATTAAACGGAAAAAGACTCAAAGTTTTTTCTGTTGAGAAATCACTTAAATCAATCAGCCCTGGAGCCTGTGACACTAAAGATGGAAATATTCTCATTGGATGTAGCAACGGTACTCTGCGCCTTAGCGACGTGCAGATCGAGGGAAAGAAGAGATGTAGCGATACATCACTAATTAATGGAATGAAGAACTCTACAACTGATTTTACAATTAACTAG
- the rpe gene encoding ribulose-phosphate 3-epimerase, which translates to MMIISPSLLACDFLNIESELNAFEGFEDLWFHLDIMDAHFVPNLTFGHPIVKLISKKTKIPLDAHFMVSNPEFFIETFKDFNIHNFTFHIEATENSFELIKKAKKYYPSVGVSIKPKTPLEDISSEVLANIDLLLIMSVEPGFGGQAFIEESYERIEYFNKLKTQYPNLTIQVDGGVSNINADKLRKAGADNLVAGSYIFKEGPTTYREKVESLRR; encoded by the coding sequence ATGATGATTATTTCACCAAGTTTATTAGCCTGTGATTTCTTAAATATTGAATCTGAATTAAATGCCTTTGAAGGTTTTGAAGATTTATGGTTCCACCTCGACATTATGGATGCTCACTTTGTACCAAACCTTACTTTTGGTCATCCTATTGTAAAATTGATTTCAAAGAAAACCAAAATACCATTAGATGCCCACTTTATGGTGAGCAACCCAGAATTCTTTATTGAAACCTTTAAAGATTTCAATATTCATAATTTTACTTTTCATATAGAGGCCACAGAAAACTCATTTGAGCTTATTAAGAAAGCAAAGAAGTACTATCCAAGTGTCGGTGTCTCTATTAAACCAAAAACTCCTCTAGAAGATATTAGTTCAGAAGTATTAGCGAATATTGATCTTCTTCTAATTATGTCCGTTGAACCAGGCTTTGGTGGACAAGCTTTTATAGAGGAGAGCTATGAGAGAATTGAATATTTTAATAAATTAAAAACACAATATCCAAATCTTACGATTCAAGTAGATGGAGGCGTTAGCAATATCAATGCTGACAAATTAAGAAAAGCTGGAGCCGACAACCTTGTTGCAGGCTCATATATTTTTAAAGAAGGCCCTACTACTTATCGTGAGAAAGTTGAAAGTTTAAGGAGATAA
- the hutH gene encoding histidine ammonia-lyase → MSAVEKITFNGQSLTIEQVHHIAFSKPGKVEINICDKALERMKESRAYVHNIVEKGEPVYGINTGFGALSSMHIKKEDLATLQVNLIRSHCTGTGKPFSREITRAIMILRANCLISGYSGVQPEIVQLIIDFINHDVIPVVPEKGSVGASGDLAPLSHIALALIGEGEVIYEGKLVNSKFAIDQIKKSPAVLGPKDGLALINGTAVMAAIGACAVVEATNIMKIADISAALTLDGVRGTTKAYYQGISQLKPHPGQIDSCNNLNNLLADSKIKDSHDDCGKVQDPYSLRCVPQVHGACRQTLKHAREVISIELNSVTDNPLIFLEEDKVVSGGNFHGEALSLVMDYLSMGVAEICNICERRIEKMMNPSFSDLPAFLTKNSGLNSGLMIAHVTAAALTSENKYLCHPASVDSVPTSTDKEDHVSMGVTAGRKLLEVIDNAKTVLGIELLCNTQALDFQRPLKSSPALEAVHALVRKHVLPIEEDRIFYKDMDNIKKLISSNEIVNAAAEHLKEIN, encoded by the coding sequence ATGTCTGCAGTTGAGAAAATTACTTTTAATGGACAGTCACTTACAATTGAACAAGTTCATCATATTGCTTTTTCTAAACCTGGAAAGGTTGAAATTAATATTTGCGATAAAGCATTGGAGAGAATGAAAGAATCTCGCGCCTACGTTCACAATATTGTTGAAAAGGGTGAGCCTGTATACGGTATCAACACAGGCTTCGGTGCACTTTCAAGTATGCACATAAAAAAAGAAGACCTAGCAACTCTACAAGTTAATCTTATTAGATCCCACTGTACAGGAACTGGTAAACCATTCAGCAGAGAGATTACTCGTGCAATTATGATTCTTAGAGCAAATTGCCTCATCTCTGGTTACTCAGGTGTTCAACCTGAAATCGTTCAACTTATTATTGATTTTATCAATCACGATGTTATTCCAGTTGTTCCAGAAAAAGGTTCAGTTGGTGCCTCTGGAGACTTAGCTCCCCTATCTCATATTGCGCTTGCGCTCATAGGAGAAGGAGAAGTTATCTATGAAGGAAAACTAGTTAATTCTAAGTTTGCAATAGATCAAATTAAGAAGTCTCCTGCAGTACTAGGTCCAAAAGATGGTCTCGCTCTAATTAACGGTACAGCTGTCATGGCGGCCATTGGAGCTTGCGCAGTTGTAGAAGCTACTAATATTATGAAAATTGCTGATATCAGTGCAGCACTTACACTAGACGGTGTAAGAGGAACTACAAAGGCTTATTACCAAGGTATATCACAACTTAAGCCACATCCTGGTCAAATCGACTCATGTAATAACTTAAATAATCTCTTAGCTGATTCAAAGATAAAAGACTCACACGATGACTGTGGAAAAGTTCAAGATCCTTATTCTTTAAGATGTGTTCCTCAAGTACATGGAGCTTGTAGACAAACTCTTAAACATGCAAGAGAAGTTATCTCAATAGAGCTAAATTCAGTTACAGATAATCCACTTATTTTCTTAGAAGAAGATAAAGTAGTTAGTGGTGGAAATTTCCACGGTGAAGCTCTATCGCTGGTTATGGACTATCTTTCAATGGGTGTTGCTGAGATTTGTAATATCTGTGAAAGAAGAATTGAAAAAATGATGAATCCTAGCTTCTCTGATCTTCCTGCATTTCTAACTAAGAACTCAGGATTAAATTCAGGACTAATGATTGCTCACGTAACAGCAGCGGCCCTTACTTCAGAGAATAAGTACCTTTGTCATCCGGCATCCGTAGACAGTGTTCCAACTTCTACTGATAAGGAAGATCATGTATCAATGGGTGTGACAGCAGGTAGAAAATTATTAGAAGTTATAGACAATGCTAAAACAGTACTTGGTATTGAGCTTCTTTGTAATACACAAGCACTAGACTTTCAAAGGCCACTCAAGTCTTCTCCTGCTCTAGAAGCAGTTCACGCTCTTGTTAGAAAGCATGTTCTTCCAATTGAAGAAGATAGAATTTTCTATAAAGACATGGATAATATTAAAAAGCTTATCTCTTCAAATGAGATTGTTAATGCAGCGGCTGAACACTTAAAAGAAATTAACTAG
- the hutI gene encoding imidazolonepropionase, with product MSLKAFRNFSQIVTLENAYKKDGRHLLPEDLSIIENASIVFDSEEIVWVGEDSTIPSEFQSVPFEDFTGKTLLPELVDSHTHLVFGGDRSSEYSMRLNGADYQAIANAGGGILSTMKATNESSADQLFEDAVARVERIYSYGVGTIEIKSGYGLNYEKEKECSLIIERLKDHFEGRVQISNTYMAAHAVPKEYKTSNDYINKVVIPLLKELSEIGVIDAVDIFHEEGYFDEVDTQQLFDVASFLNIPVKSHADEFKDNKGAILAVKNNALSTDHLLCTTEDGISALASSSTVATLLPGTGFFLGKPQADAEAFFKAGVKVAIASDYNPGSCHCDNVLLVASLAAPTYKMNIAQLWAAITMNAAHALNFKNQGALVSGLKPRFTIFDVDNIDKVTYHWGVNKCIR from the coding sequence ATGAGTTTAAAAGCATTTAGAAATTTCTCTCAAATTGTAACGCTCGAAAATGCTTATAAGAAAGATGGGCGCCATCTACTTCCAGAAGACCTCTCTATTATCGAGAATGCTTCTATAGTATTTGATAGCGAAGAAATTGTTTGGGTCGGAGAGGACTCAACAATTCCAAGTGAATTTCAATCAGTACCCTTTGAAGACTTCACAGGAAAAACTCTTCTTCCCGAACTTGTAGACTCACATACACACTTAGTTTTTGGTGGAGATAGATCTTCAGAATATTCTATGCGCTTAAATGGTGCCGACTATCAGGCCATCGCCAACGCAGGCGGTGGGATCCTCTCAACGATGAAAGCTACTAATGAAAGTAGTGCTGATCAACTATTTGAAGATGCTGTTGCTAGAGTAGAGAGAATTTATTCCTATGGTGTTGGAACAATAGAAATTAAAAGTGGATATGGCCTTAATTATGAAAAAGAGAAAGAATGCTCTTTGATAATTGAGCGTCTGAAAGATCACTTTGAAGGTCGTGTTCAAATTTCTAATACATATATGGCCGCGCATGCTGTGCCTAAAGAATATAAAACATCTAATGATTACATCAATAAAGTTGTAATCCCACTTCTTAAGGAACTATCTGAAATTGGCGTTATCGACGCTGTAGATATCTTTCACGAAGAAGGATACTTCGATGAAGTAGACACTCAGCAGTTATTTGATGTCGCTTCCTTTTTAAATATTCCCGTAAAGAGTCATGCCGACGAATTTAAAGATAATAAAGGTGCTATTCTTGCGGTTAAGAATAATGCACTAAGTACTGATCATCTTCTATGTACAACTGAAGATGGTATATCTGCCCTAGCCAGCTCTTCAACTGTGGCGACCCTCTTACCTGGAACTGGTTTTTTCCTTGGAAAACCACAGGCCGATGCTGAAGCTTTTTTTAAGGCTGGTGTAAAGGTGGCCATAGCATCTGACTATAATCCTGGATCATGTCACTGCGACAATGTCCTTCTCGTTGCTTCTTTAGCTGCTCCTACATATAAAATGAATATTGCTCAATTATGGGCAGCGATTACAATGAACGCCGCTCATGCCTTGAACTTCAAAAATCAAGGTGCGCTTGTTAGTGGACTAAAGCCTAGGTTTACTATTTTTGATGTAGATAATATTGATAAGGTTACCTATCACTGGGGTGTGAATAAGTGCATCCGCTAA
- a CDS encoding TlpA family protein disulfide reductase, which produces MKKYFPIFIAVSFLTFIGLGQGMFKLFDLKADATKVEKKITTHYESLYKDLELKTTENKKVKLKDLKTPIVIINFWATWCKPCLIEFPSIVTMKKKYNDDQIMVFGINQDDEDQMENIKKITKKYKLNFPNVADTDGSILEKFMISAIPVSIIYHKGKVIQVSNGAKDFSSEELYEKFDNLLKK; this is translated from the coding sequence ATGAAGAAATATTTTCCAATTTTTATCGCCGTATCTTTCCTAACGTTTATAGGTCTAGGGCAGGGTATGTTCAAATTATTTGATCTTAAGGCCGATGCTACTAAAGTAGAGAAGAAGATTACGACTCACTATGAGTCACTATATAAAGACTTAGAACTTAAAACGACTGAAAATAAGAAAGTTAAATTAAAAGATCTTAAAACTCCAATTGTTATCATCAACTTTTGGGCAACTTGGTGTAAGCCTTGTTTAATAGAATTTCCATCAATCGTTACCATGAAGAAAAAGTATAATGACGATCAGATAATGGTCTTTGGAATTAACCAAGATGATGAAGACCAGATGGAAAATATTAAGAAAATTACTAAAAAGTATAAATTAAACTTCCCTAATGTTGCAGATACTGATGGATCAATACTAGAGAAGTTTATGATATCGGCAATTCCCGTTTCAATTATTTATCATAAGGGAAAAGTAATTCAGGTTTCAAATGGAGCAAAAGATTTTAGTTCTGAAGAGCTCTACGAGAAGTTTGATAATCTACTTAAGAAATAG
- the glpK gene encoding glycerol kinase GlpK, whose translation MNYILSIDQGTTGTTAVLIDANTMNFVDKLNKEFPQIFPRPSWVEHNLNDIWETVEHTVKQILKNNNITSDQISSIGITNQRETTCAFKKNGIPLSNAIVWQDRRTSEFCNSLSEKKDYIRKKTGLQLDSYFSGTKMNWLLSNNENVKKAYENKDLLFGTIDTYLLYKLSAGQSHKTEASNASRTLLMDLETTEWCDDLLEIFKVPRETLPEISDSFCNFGVTKDLSFLPDGIPITGILGDQQSALFGQAGLKSGDLKCTYGTGAFMLLNTGTEIKESQHGLLTTVAYKENGVAYYALEGSTYICGAAVQWLRDNLEIIKNSSDIEDLARKVKNLDEMEHVMFLPFFTGIGSPYWSSDAKASILGLTRDTKKEHIARACLDGMALSINDLLQAMALDTNEEIKTLKVDGGAALNELLMNIQSTISQVEIIRPKVIETTAYGAALASAIGAGMIKKEKVLELWKKSDSFHGNKGETSHYEMKKEKWTHYIKALFL comes from the coding sequence ATGAATTATATACTCTCGATCGACCAGGGAACAACTGGAACGACTGCCGTTCTAATAGATGCAAATACAATGAACTTTGTAGATAAGCTCAATAAAGAATTCCCACAAATTTTTCCTAGGCCTTCATGGGTAGAACATAATTTAAATGATATTTGGGAAACAGTTGAACATACAGTAAAGCAAATCCTGAAGAATAATAATATCACCTCTGATCAGATCTCATCCATTGGGATAACTAATCAGAGAGAGACAACTTGTGCGTTCAAGAAAAATGGAATTCCACTTTCTAATGCCATCGTTTGGCAGGATAGAAGGACAAGTGAGTTCTGTAATTCTCTATCAGAGAAGAAGGACTACATAAGAAAGAAAACTGGGCTGCAACTAGATTCATATTTCTCAGGTACGAAAATGAATTGGCTTCTAAGTAATAATGAGAATGTTAAAAAGGCCTATGAGAATAAAGATCTTCTCTTTGGAACTATTGATACTTACCTTCTTTATAAATTGAGTGCTGGACAATCTCATAAGACAGAAGCTTCCAATGCATCGAGAACTCTATTAATGGATCTTGAAACAACTGAGTGGTGTGATGATTTATTAGAAATCTTCAAAGTTCCTAGGGAGACACTACCTGAGATCAGTGATTCATTCTGCAACTTTGGTGTAACAAAAGACCTCTCCTTTCTTCCTGATGGTATTCCAATTACAGGTATCCTTGGAGATCAGCAAAGTGCTCTTTTTGGTCAAGCTGGTCTTAAGAGTGGTGACTTGAAATGTACGTATGGAACGGGTGCCTTCATGCTTCTTAACACTGGAACTGAAATAAAAGAGTCACAGCACGGCTTGCTCACAACTGTCGCCTATAAAGAAAATGGCGTCGCCTACTACGCATTAGAAGGAAGTACTTATATTTGTGGAGCTGCAGTTCAATGGCTAAGGGACAACCTTGAAATTATTAAGAATAGCTCTGATATTGAAGATCTCGCTAGAAAAGTTAAAAATCTCGACGAGATGGAACATGTTATGTTTCTACCATTCTTTACAGGTATTGGTTCTCCATATTGGTCGAGTGATGCAAAGGCCTCTATTCTAGGACTAACAAGAGACACAAAGAAAGAGCATATTGCTAGGGCCTGCCTAGATGGAATGGCCCTATCTATTAATGACCTTCTTCAGGCCATGGCCTTAGATACAAATGAAGAGATCAAGACATTGAAAGTAGACGGTGGAGCCGCGCTCAATGAACTTCTTATGAATATACAATCTACAATATCTCAAGTTGAAATCATTAGACCAAAGGTCATAGAGACAACTGCCTACGGAGCTGCTTTAGCAAGTGCTATTGGAGCAGGTATGATTAAAAAAGAAAAAGTTCTCGAGTTGTGGAAGAAAAGTGACTCCTTCCACGGCAATAAAGGAGAGACTTCTCATTACGAAATGAAGAAAGAGAAGTGGACCCACTATATAAAAGCACTATTTCTATAA
- the radA gene encoding DNA repair protein RadA codes for MVKKISNVYLCNNCDFRALKWEGKCSGCGEWNSLVQVEESSKQRKLDEQGSRPERVSEVNTQEYSRKVTGIAEFDRVLGGGIVIGSLTLLGGEPGIGKSTLLTEVLAALSKKYPKEDILYVSGEESIHQVADRVKRLGLIHANFYIYNETNWQSILGQIKKIRPSVIVLDSIQTTVSGEVQSAAGSVSQVREVTYELMNHVKGSSMTCFVIGHITKEGSIAGPKILEHMVDTVIYFEGDQLSNNRILRSIKNRFGNTNEVGIFEMNEKGLNQVLNPSQYFIDASNVDAYGRSISCVMEGTRPLFIEVQALVVDGQGRKTTQGIDTNRVSMLVAVIEKYLGIPMNISDIYLNIIGGIKVKGQDTDLSIISSLLSSFKNKKIDTETILIGEVGLNGEVRSVSNIDKRIKEMERLKYKKLITSKNISQRITGKSKLEIIGISKIQEIEEHLNL; via the coding sequence ATGGTTAAAAAGATTTCAAATGTTTACCTATGCAATAATTGTGATTTTAGGGCCTTGAAGTGGGAGGGAAAATGCAGTGGCTGTGGTGAATGGAACTCACTTGTCCAAGTGGAGGAGAGCTCTAAGCAAAGAAAACTAGACGAGCAGGGCTCTAGGCCTGAGAGGGTGAGCGAAGTTAATACTCAGGAGTACTCAAGAAAGGTTACGGGTATAGCTGAGTTTGATCGAGTCTTAGGTGGAGGAATTGTTATTGGTAGCTTAACTCTTCTTGGAGGTGAGCCAGGAATTGGAAAATCGACACTGCTAACTGAAGTGTTGGCGGCCCTATCAAAGAAATATCCAAAGGAAGATATTCTCTATGTCTCGGGAGAGGAGTCTATTCATCAAGTGGCAGATAGAGTGAAGAGGTTGGGATTGATTCATGCAAACTTCTATATTTATAACGAGACAAATTGGCAGTCTATCTTGGGACAGATTAAGAAGATTCGCCCTAGTGTAATCGTTCTAGATTCTATTCAGACGACAGTATCTGGAGAAGTTCAATCGGCGGCAGGCTCGGTATCACAGGTGCGCGAAGTGACTTATGAATTGATGAATCATGTAAAGGGAAGTTCCATGACTTGCTTTGTGATAGGGCACATTACAAAAGAGGGCTCCATTGCGGGACCAAAAATTCTAGAGCATATGGTGGATACAGTAATTTACTTTGAAGGTGATCAGCTCTCAAATAATAGAATTCTCAGATCTATTAAGAATAGATTTGGCAATACAAACGAGGTCGGAATATTTGAGATGAATGAGAAAGGACTCAATCAAGTTTTAAATCCTTCGCAGTACTTTATTGATGCAAGTAATGTTGATGCCTATGGAAGAAGTATTAGCTGTGTTATGGAGGGAACAAGGCCACTCTTTATAGAAGTTCAGGCCCTAGTCGTAGATGGGCAGGGAAGAAAGACAACTCAGGGTATAGATACAAATAGAGTTTCCATGTTAGTGGCCGTGATCGAAAAGTACTTAGGTATACCGATGAATATTAGCGATATTTATTTAAATATAATTGGAGGAATTAAAGTAAAGGGGCAAGACACAGATCTCTCAATTATATCATCGCTTCTTAGCTCATTTAAAAATAAGAAAATAGATACAGAAACAATACTTATAGGCGAAGTCGGACTCAATGGTGAAGTCAGGTCTGTTAGTAATATTGATAAGAGAATAAAGGAGATGGAGAGATTGAAGTATAAGAAGTTAATAACTTCAAAAAATATTTCCCAGCGAATTACTGGGAAATCAAAATTAGAAATTATAGGTATCTCTAAAATTCAAGAAATTGAAGAGCATTTAAATTTATAG